A genomic window from Gossypium hirsutum isolate 1008001.06 chromosome D12, Gossypium_hirsutum_v2.1, whole genome shotgun sequence includes:
- the LOC107947387 gene encoding LOW QUALITY PROTEIN: heat shock 70 kDa protein, mitochondrial (The sequence of the model RefSeq protein was modified relative to this genomic sequence to represent the inferred CDS: inserted 1 base in 1 codon) has product MATAALLRSFRRRDVAASPLSAYRCLTNNGKTSAGINWTSFCRAFSSKPAGNDVIGIDLGTTNSCVAVMEGKNPKVIENSEGARTTPSVVAFNQKGELLVGTPAKRQAVTNPTNTVFGTKRLIGRRYEDPQTKKEMGMVPFKIVKAPNGDAWVEANGQQYSPSQIGAFILTKMKETAEAYLGKGVSKAVITVPAYFNDAQRQATKDAGRIAGLDVERIINEPTAAALSYGMNNKEGLIAVFDLGGGTFDISILEISNGVFEVKATNGDTFLGGEDFDNALLDFLVSEFKKTEGIDLSKDRLALQRLREAAEKAKIELSSTSQTEINLPFITADASGAKHLNITLTRSKFESLVNHLIERTKAPCKNCLKDAGISTNDVDEVLLVGGMTRVPKVQEVVSGIFGKSPSKGVNPDEAVAMGAAIQGGILRGDVKELLLLDVTPLSLGIETLGGIFTRLINRNTTIPTKKSQVFSTAADNQTQVGIKVLQGEREMATDNKLLGEFDLVGIPPAPRGMPQIEVTFDIDANGIVTVSAKDKATGKEQQITIRSSGGLSEDEIEKMVKEAELHAQKDQQRKSLIDXKNNADTTIYSVEKSLNEYRDKIPSEIAKEIEGAVADLRKATEGEDVDEIKAKIDAANKAVSKIGEHMSGGSGGAQGGSSGGAQGGDQAQEAEYEEVKK; this is encoded by the exons ATGGCTACGGCAGCTCTGCTCCGTTCATTCCGACGACGTGACGTCGCTGCATCTCCTCTCTCTGCCTATAGATGC CTTACTAACAATGGCAAGACCTCTGCGGGAATTAATTGGACAAGTTTTTGTAGAGCTTTCAG TTCAAAACCTGCCGGCAATGATGTCATTGGTATTGATTTGGGTACGACCAACTCCTGTGTTGCTGTCATGGAGGGAAAG AATCCCAAAGTTATTGAGAACTCTGAAGGTGCACGGACAACACCTTCTGTTGTTGCTTTCAACCAAAAGGGAGAGTTACTTGTGGGCACCCCTGCAAAACGTCAGGCTGTGACTAATCCAACCAACACAGTTTTTGGAACCAAGCGTCTAATCGGTAGAAGATATGAAGATCCTCAGACGAAAAAAGAAATGGGAATGGTTCCTTTCAAGATTGTCAAGGCTCCCAATGGAGATGCGTGGGTTGAAGCAAATGGGCAGCAATATTCTCCTAGTCAAATTGGGGCAtttattttgaccaaaatgaaagaaACTGCTGAGGCTTATCTTGGAAAGGGTGTTTCTAAAGCAGTTATCACTGTTCCAGCTTATTTCAATGATGCCCAGAGGCAAGCAACTAAGGATGCTGGTAGAATTGCAGGCCTTGATGTTGAGAGAATAATCAATGAGCCTACTGCTGCTGCCCTTTCATATGGAATGAACAACAAGGAGGGTCTCATTGCAGTCTTTGATCTTGGTGGCGGTACATTTGATATCTCAATTTTGGAGATTTCAAATGGTGTCTTTGAG GTCAAAGCAACAAATGGTGATACTTTCTTGGGAGGAGAGGATTTTGACAATGCATTGCTGGATTTCTTGGTGAGTGAATTCAAGAAGACTGAGGGAATTGATCTTTCGAAGGATAGGCTCGCACTTCAGAGGCTTCGGGAAGCTGCTGAGAAAGCTAAAATTGAACTCTCATCAACATCGCAGACTGAAATTAATCTTCCATTTATAACAGCTGATGCTTCTGGGGCAAAACACTTGAATATCACATTGACCAGATCAAAGTTTGAATCTTTAGTAAATCACTTGATTGAGAGGACCAAAGCTCCCTGTAAGAATTGCTTGAAAGATGCTGGCATTTCCACAAATGATGTTGATGAGGTTCTTCTTGTTGGAGGGATGACACGTGTACCTAAAGTGCAAGAAGTAGTTTCAGGGATCTTTGGGAAGAGTCCAAGCAAAGGAGTCAATCCTGACGAGGCTGTTGCTATGGGGGCAGCAATTCAGGGTGGTATACTTCGTGGGGATGTTAAAGAGTTGCTTCTACTTGATGTAACTCCTTTGTCACTTGGTATTGAGACACTAGGTGGAATATTCACTAGGCTAATCAACCGGAACACAACCATTCCAACAAAGAAAAGTCAG GTGTTCTCTACTGCAGCTGATAACCAGACTCAAGTAGGTATCAAAGTGCTTCAAGGCGAGCGTGAAATGGCTACTGACAACAAGCTTTTGGGTGAGTTCGACTTGGTAGGCATTCCCCCTGCTCCTAGAGGCATGCCTCAGATTGAGGTTACATTTGACATTGATGCCAATGGTATTGTCACTGTTTCGGCCAAGGATAAGGCCACCGGTAAAGAACAGCAAATTACGATACGTTCCTCTGGTGGTCTCTCGGAGGACGAGATTGAGAAGATGGTCAAAGAAGCTGAGTTGCATGCGCAGAAGGACCAACAAAGGAAAAGTCTGATTG GTAAAAACAATGCAGACACCACTATTTATAGTGTAGAGAAGAGCTTGAATGAGTACAGGGACAAGATTCCTAGTGAAATTGCAAAAGAAATCGAGGGTGCTGTTGCAGATTTGAGGAAGGCAACGGAAGGAGAGGATGTTGACGAGATCAAGGCCAAGATAGATGCCGCGAATAAAGCCGTCTCAAAGATTGGGGAGCACATGTCTGGTGGTTCTGGTGGTGCCCAAGGAGGTTCTTCTGGAGGTGCTCAAGGTGGTGACCAGGCTCAAGAAGCCGAATACGAGGAGGTGAAAAAGTGA